A single genomic interval of Agarivorans aestuarii harbors:
- a CDS encoding YeiH family protein: MLEKLKQMSKADVLCIVFCSIIITPLINGPGALVIGACLASFGLTPKSIDVGALTKRLLAISVVGLGFGISITQAIEYTQHGFGLIVGSIAFTLILGLVATKLLGIERKTGYLISVGTAICGGSAIAAVSPAIKASSKQISLALATVFILNACGLFIFPLLGHLFDLSQSQFGYWAAIAIHDTSSVVGAAASYGDEALSVATTVKLARALWIIPVALLSAVIFKEKDGKISIPYFILFYIIAMLISNYVPMFEAVYKGLFEISKQLLGVCLFLIGYGLTAKNLQQAGCKPLLLGVSLWICIAIGSLLIIKAFY, from the coding sequence ATGTTAGAAAAACTAAAACAAATGAGCAAAGCCGATGTATTGTGCATTGTCTTCTGTTCAATCATCATCACGCCACTGATTAATGGTCCGGGCGCGCTGGTGATTGGTGCTTGCTTAGCCAGCTTTGGTTTAACACCAAAAAGCATAGATGTAGGCGCGCTCACTAAACGTTTATTGGCAATATCCGTTGTAGGCTTAGGTTTTGGCATCTCTATCACTCAAGCCATAGAATACACCCAGCATGGTTTTGGTTTAATCGTTGGTTCTATCGCTTTCACTCTAATTCTCGGCTTAGTCGCTACTAAGCTTCTGGGTATTGAGCGCAAAACTGGTTATTTAATCTCGGTAGGTACCGCCATTTGTGGCGGTAGTGCTATTGCCGCAGTTTCACCAGCGATTAAAGCCAGCAGCAAACAAATCTCTTTGGCTTTAGCCACTGTGTTCATTTTAAATGCTTGCGGCCTCTTTATTTTCCCACTACTCGGTCACTTATTTGATTTAAGCCAAAGTCAATTTGGCTACTGGGCAGCCATCGCTATTCATGACACTTCTTCAGTGGTGGGCGCAGCAGCTAGTTATGGCGATGAAGCGCTAAGTGTAGCGACTACTGTAAAGCTTGCTAGAGCTCTATGGATTATACCCGTTGCGTTATTAAGCGCGGTAATATTCAAAGAGAAAGATGGCAAGATTTCGATACCCTACTTCATTCTCTTTTACATAATAGCCATGCTCATCAGCAACTATGTGCCAATGTTTGAAGCTGTATATAAAGGCTTATTTGAGATTTCGAAGCAATTGTTGGGTGTGTGTTTATTTTTGATTGGTTATGGCTTAACCGCTAAAAATTTGCAGCAAGCTGGTTGTAAACCATTGTTACTTGGTGTGAGCCTCTGGATCTGCATTGCCATAGGTTCATTGCTTATCATTAAAGCTTTCTACTAG